From Ovis canadensis isolate MfBH-ARS-UI-01 breed Bighorn chromosome 10, ARS-UI_OviCan_v2, whole genome shotgun sequence, a single genomic window includes:
- the TSC22D1 gene encoding TSC22 domain family protein 1 isoform X2: MHQPPESTAAAAAADMSARKMAHPAMFPRRGSGGGSASALGAAGTGVGSSAPSAEDFPPPSLLQPLPPAASSLSGPQPPPPQSLNLLSQAQLQAQPLAPGGTQMKKKSGFQITSVTPAQISASISSNNSIAEDTESYDDLDESHTEDLSSSEILDVSLSRATDLGEPERSSSEETLNNFQEAETPGAVSPNQPHLPQPHLPHLPQQNVVINGSAHPHPLHHHHPIHGHHLHHGHHHPSHAGVASTSIPGGPPSSPVSRKLSAAGSSDGVMPVAPTSAVSSSGSPVSVMTSIRAPSTTGSLGINSVTGTNTMNNVNITAVGSFNPAVTSSMLGNANISVSSIPSAASMSVGPAVSSGVNVNILSGMGNGTIASSAAFNSAASAAVGMTVGAVSSQQQQPTVNTSRFRVVKLDSTSEPFKKGRWTCTEFYEKENAAVPATEGVVVNKVVESVRQNTTEATSERESTSGSSVSSSVSTLSHYTESVGSGEMGTLAAPPVQPQPPPTLPGVALPQMDFSSTAPQGISAVSIPQSISQSQISQVQLPSQELGYQPKPGLPPVPLQAGIQPSPVGVVGVTSALGQQPSIASLAQPQLPYSQAAPPVQAPLSGAPPQQVQYGQPAPAVAPPMAPSHGTSVTPNPPSEYVQPSPLLQTAVSSGQPTSAGVAVGATVIPMAQPQSIQLPVQPSAVQAQPAGAAGQPVGKAHTTVAAVPPGSQIANIGQQTSLPSALQQPSTQVTPSVIQQGAPPSSQIVPPAPAAILHQGVQPSASSLPQQLVIAPQSTLLPVPPQPQGVESVAPGVVSKQLPAVSPLPSASSISVTNQVSSAGPSGLPSAPTNLVPSQNIAQAPATQNGNLVQSVSQPPLLASNINLPLAQQLPLSSVQFSAQSLAQAIGSQIEDARRPAEPSLVGLPQTISGDSGGVSAVSDGSSSSLAASASLFPLKVLPLTTPLVDGEDESASLLPEVQGVILEPQIQPRPRRAFDVRGPLSPLNLWRQNIQLLERVGKGFLSTGKHPPSAKGTLAEPSWTISVTHAATAVWKAVVNGAMHYI; the protein is encoded by the coding sequence ATGCACCAGCCGCCCGAGTCCACGGCGGCCGCGGCCGCTGCAGACATGAGTGCTAGGAAGATGGCGCACCCGGCAATGTTCCCTCGAAGGGGCAGCGGCGGGGGCAGCGCCTCAGCTCTCGGTGCAGCAGGTACCGGCGTCGGTAGTAGTGCCCCATCTGCCGAGGATTTTCCGCCTCCGTCTCTGCTCCAGCCGCTGCCTCCTGCAGCATCTTCTCTGTCGGGACCACAGCCTCCGCCTCCACAAAGCCTGAACCTCCTTTCGCAGGCTCAGCTGCAGGCACAGCCTCTTGCGCCAGGCGGAAcgcagatgaaaaagaaaagtggcTTCCAGATAACGAGCGTGACCCCGGCTCAGATCTCCGCTAGCATCAGCTCGAACAACAGCATCGCAGAGGACACGGAGAGCTACGACGACTTGGATGAGTCTCATACGGAAGATCTGTCGTCTTCCGAGATCCTTGATGTGTCGCTTTCCAGGGCTACGGACTTAGGGGAGCCTGAACGCAGCTCCTCGGAAGAGACTCTCAATAACTTCCAGGAAGCCGAGACACCTGGGGCGGTCTCTCCTAACCAGCCCCACCTTCCTCAGCCTCATTTGCCTCACCTTCCACAACAGAACGTTGTGATCAATGGGAGTGCTCATCCACAccccctccatcaccaccatcccatTCATGGCCACCACCTGCACCACGGGCACCACCATCCATCCCATGCCGGTGTGGCCAGTACATCCATCCCTGGAGGGCCGCCCTCAAGCCCAGTGTCCAGAAAACTCTCGGCCGCGGGAAGCTCTGACGGTGTTATGCCAGTTGCACCAACTTCTGCTGTATCATCGAGTGGCTCGCCGGTATCTGTCATGACTAGTATCCGTGCTCCGAGTACTACCGGCAGCCTAGGTATAAATTCTGTTACGGGCACCAATACGATGAATAACGTTAACATCACTGCTGTGGGTAGTTTTAATCCTGCTGTGACCAGCAGCATGCTTGGTAACGCTAATATAAGTGTGAGCAGTATCCCCAGTGCTGCTAGTATGAGTGTCGGGCCTGCAGTGAGCAGCGGGGTTAATGTGAATATCTTGAGTGGCATGGGCAATGGTACGATTGCTTCCTCCGCGGCCTTTAACAGCGCTGCCAGTGCAGCAGTGGGCATGACAGTGGGGGCCGTTTCGAGTCAGCAGCAACAGCCAACCGTTAACACGTCCAGGTTCAGAGTCGTGAAGTTAGATTCTACTTCTGAGCCTTTCAAAAAAGGTCGATGGACTTGCACTGAgttctatgaaaaagaaaacgCCGCCGTACCTGCCACCGAAGGGGTGGTGGTAAATAAGGTGGTGGAAAGTGTAAGACAgaacacgaccgaagcgacttccGAGAGGGAGAGCACGAGTGGGAGCTCCGTGAGCAGCAGCGTCAGCACACTGAGTCACTACACGGAGAGTGTGGGCAGCGGAGAGATGGGCACCCTGGCGGCCCCGCCGGTGCAGCCGCAGCCGCCCCCGACCCTTCCAGGGGTGGCCCTTCCGCAGATGGACTTCAGCAGCACCGCTCCACAGGGCATTTCAGCAGTTAGCATCCCGCAGAGTATTTCTCAGTCGCAGATCTCGCAGGTTCAGTTACCGTCTCAAGAACTGGGCTATCAGCCGAAGCCAGGTCTTCCACCAGTACCTCTGCAAGCCGGTATTCAGCCGTCACCTGTTGGCGTGGTGGGCGTCACTTCGGCTTTAGGTCAGCAGCCTTCCATCGCCAGCCTGGCTCAACCCCAACTGCCGTATTCCCAGGCCGCCCCCCCAGTGCAAGCTCCCCTGTCAGGGGCGCCACCCCAACAGGTACAATATGGCCAGCCGGCGCCAGCTGTGGCCCCTCCGATGGCCCCAAGCCACGGTACATCAGTAACTCCGAACCCACCCTCCGAGTATGTTCAGCCCTCACCGCTTCTCCAAACAGCGGTATCCTCTGGACAGCCCACTTCTGCAGGGGTGGCCGTGGGAGCCACGGTGATTCCTATGGCTCAGCCACAGAGCATCCAGCTCCCAGTGCAGCCCTCGGCAGTCCAGGCACAACCTGCAGGGGCAGCTGGCCAACCTGTTGGCAAGGCTCACACGACAGTAGCTGCGGTACCTCCCGGCAGTCAAATTGCAAATATTGGTCAACAGACAAGCCTACCATCGGCACTGCAGCAGCCCTCCACCCAAGTCACACCTTCAGTTATCCAGCAAGGTGCTCCTCCGTCTTCACAGATAGTGCCACCTGCTCCAGCTGCGATCCTTCATCAGGGAGTTCAGCCCAGCGCTtcaagccttcctcagcaactgGTCATTGCACCCCAGAGTACCCTGTTACCTGTGCCTCCCCAGCCACAGGGGGTCGAGTCGGTAGCTCCAGGAGTGGTTTCGAAGCAGTTGCCTGCAGTTAGTCCTTTGCCCTCTGCTAGTAGTATTTCTGTTACAAATCAGGTTAGTTCAGCTGGTCCTTCTGGACTGCCTTCTGCCCCGACAAACTTGGTTCCATCACAGAATATAGCACAAGCCCCTGCCACTCAGAATGGTAATTTGGTTCAAAGTGTCAGTCAGCCTCCCTTGCTAGCATCTAATATAAATTTGCCTTTGGCGCAACAGCTACCACTCAGTTCTGTTCAATTCTCCGCACAATCATTAGCTCAGGCAATTGGAAGCCAAATCGAAGATGCCAGGCGCCCAGCGGAACCCTCCTTAGTTGGCTTACCTCAGACCATCAGTGGTGACAGTGGGGGAGTGTCAGCAGTTTCAGatggcagtagcagcagccttgcagcctctgcttctcttttcccGTTGAAGGTGCTACCGCTGACGACACCCCTGGTGGATGGCGAGGACGAGAG
- the TSC22D1 gene encoding TSC22 domain family protein 1 isoform X6 encodes MHQPPESTAAAAAADMSARKMAHPAMFPRRGSGGGSASALGAAGTGVGSSAPSAEDFPPPSLLQPLPPAASSLSGPQPPPPQSLNLLSQAQLQAQPLAPGGTQMKKKSGFQITSVTPAQISASISSNNSIAEDTESYDDLDESHTEDLSSSEILDVSLSRATDLGEPERSSSEETLNNFQEAETPGAVSPNQPHLPQPHLPHLPQQNVVINGSAHPHPLHHHHPIHGHHLHHGHHHPSHAGVASTSIPGGPPSSPVSRKLSAAGSSDGVMPVAPTSAVSSSGSPVSVMTSIRAPSTTGSLGINSVTGTNTMNNVNITAVGSFNPAVTSSMLGNANISVSSIPSAASMSVGPAVSSGVNVNILSGMGNGTIASSAAFNSAASAAVGMTVGAVSSQQQQPTVNTSRFRVVKLDSTSEPFKKGRWTCTEFYEKENAAVPATEGVVVNKVVESVRQNTTEATSERESTSGSSVSSSVSTLSHYTESVGSGEMGTLAAPPVQPQPPPTLPGVALPQMDFSSTAPQGISAVSIPQSISQSQISQVQLPSQELGYQPKPGLPPVPLQAGIQPSPVGVVGVTSALGQQPSIASLAQPQLPYSQAAPPVQAPLSGAPPQQVQYGQPAPAVAPPMAPSHGTSVTPNPPSEYVQPSPLLQTAVSSGQPTSAGVAVGATVIPMAQPQSIQLPVQPSAVQAQPAGAAGQPVGKAHTTVAAVPPGSQIANIGQQTSLPSALQQPSTQVTPSVIQQGAPPSSQIVPPAPAAILHQGVQPSASSLPQQLVIAPQSTLLPVPPQPQGVESVAPGVVSKQLPAVSPLPSASSISVTNQVLPLTTPLVDGEDESASLLPEVQGVILEPQIQPRPRRAFDVRGPLSPLNLWRQNIQLLERVGKG; translated from the exons ATGCACCAGCCGCCCGAGTCCACGGCGGCCGCGGCCGCTGCAGACATGAGTGCTAGGAAGATGGCGCACCCGGCAATGTTCCCTCGAAGGGGCAGCGGCGGGGGCAGCGCCTCAGCTCTCGGTGCAGCAGGTACCGGCGTCGGTAGTAGTGCCCCATCTGCCGAGGATTTTCCGCCTCCGTCTCTGCTCCAGCCGCTGCCTCCTGCAGCATCTTCTCTGTCGGGACCACAGCCTCCGCCTCCACAAAGCCTGAACCTCCTTTCGCAGGCTCAGCTGCAGGCACAGCCTCTTGCGCCAGGCGGAAcgcagatgaaaaagaaaagtggcTTCCAGATAACGAGCGTGACCCCGGCTCAGATCTCCGCTAGCATCAGCTCGAACAACAGCATCGCAGAGGACACGGAGAGCTACGACGACTTGGATGAGTCTCATACGGAAGATCTGTCGTCTTCCGAGATCCTTGATGTGTCGCTTTCCAGGGCTACGGACTTAGGGGAGCCTGAACGCAGCTCCTCGGAAGAGACTCTCAATAACTTCCAGGAAGCCGAGACACCTGGGGCGGTCTCTCCTAACCAGCCCCACCTTCCTCAGCCTCATTTGCCTCACCTTCCACAACAGAACGTTGTGATCAATGGGAGTGCTCATCCACAccccctccatcaccaccatcccatTCATGGCCACCACCTGCACCACGGGCACCACCATCCATCCCATGCCGGTGTGGCCAGTACATCCATCCCTGGAGGGCCGCCCTCAAGCCCAGTGTCCAGAAAACTCTCGGCCGCGGGAAGCTCTGACGGTGTTATGCCAGTTGCACCAACTTCTGCTGTATCATCGAGTGGCTCGCCGGTATCTGTCATGACTAGTATCCGTGCTCCGAGTACTACCGGCAGCCTAGGTATAAATTCTGTTACGGGCACCAATACGATGAATAACGTTAACATCACTGCTGTGGGTAGTTTTAATCCTGCTGTGACCAGCAGCATGCTTGGTAACGCTAATATAAGTGTGAGCAGTATCCCCAGTGCTGCTAGTATGAGTGTCGGGCCTGCAGTGAGCAGCGGGGTTAATGTGAATATCTTGAGTGGCATGGGCAATGGTACGATTGCTTCCTCCGCGGCCTTTAACAGCGCTGCCAGTGCAGCAGTGGGCATGACAGTGGGGGCCGTTTCGAGTCAGCAGCAACAGCCAACCGTTAACACGTCCAGGTTCAGAGTCGTGAAGTTAGATTCTACTTCTGAGCCTTTCAAAAAAGGTCGATGGACTTGCACTGAgttctatgaaaaagaaaacgCCGCCGTACCTGCCACCGAAGGGGTGGTGGTAAATAAGGTGGTGGAAAGTGTAAGACAgaacacgaccgaagcgacttccGAGAGGGAGAGCACGAGTGGGAGCTCCGTGAGCAGCAGCGTCAGCACACTGAGTCACTACACGGAGAGTGTGGGCAGCGGAGAGATGGGCACCCTGGCGGCCCCGCCGGTGCAGCCGCAGCCGCCCCCGACCCTTCCAGGGGTGGCCCTTCCGCAGATGGACTTCAGCAGCACCGCTCCACAGGGCATTTCAGCAGTTAGCATCCCGCAGAGTATTTCTCAGTCGCAGATCTCGCAGGTTCAGTTACCGTCTCAAGAACTGGGCTATCAGCCGAAGCCAGGTCTTCCACCAGTACCTCTGCAAGCCGGTATTCAGCCGTCACCTGTTGGCGTGGTGGGCGTCACTTCGGCTTTAGGTCAGCAGCCTTCCATCGCCAGCCTGGCTCAACCCCAACTGCCGTATTCCCAGGCCGCCCCCCCAGTGCAAGCTCCCCTGTCAGGGGCGCCACCCCAACAGGTACAATATGGCCAGCCGGCGCCAGCTGTGGCCCCTCCGATGGCCCCAAGCCACGGTACATCAGTAACTCCGAACCCACCCTCCGAGTATGTTCAGCCCTCACCGCTTCTCCAAACAGCGGTATCCTCTGGACAGCCCACTTCTGCAGGGGTGGCCGTGGGAGCCACGGTGATTCCTATGGCTCAGCCACAGAGCATCCAGCTCCCAGTGCAGCCCTCGGCAGTCCAGGCACAACCTGCAGGGGCAGCTGGCCAACCTGTTGGCAAGGCTCACACGACAGTAGCTGCGGTACCTCCCGGCAGTCAAATTGCAAATATTGGTCAACAGACAAGCCTACCATCGGCACTGCAGCAGCCCTCCACCCAAGTCACACCTTCAGTTATCCAGCAAGGTGCTCCTCCGTCTTCACAGATAGTGCCACCTGCTCCAGCTGCGATCCTTCATCAGGGAGTTCAGCCCAGCGCTtcaagccttcctcagcaactgGTCATTGCACCCCAGAGTACCCTGTTACCTGTGCCTCCCCAGCCACAGGGGGTCGAGTCGGTAGCTCCAGGAGTGGTTTCGAAGCAGTTGCCTGCAGTTAGTCCTTTGCCCTCTGCTAGTAGTATTTCTGTTACAAATCAG GTGCTACCGCTGACGACACCCCTGGTGGATGGCGAGGACGAGAG